A region of Streptomyces sp. NBC_01750 DNA encodes the following proteins:
- a CDS encoding GNAT family N-acetyltransferase, translating to MEPITLTTERLLLRPFTTDDTEAVFQACQDPDIQRWTTVPSPYERQHAAEFTGHMVPDGWRTSTMCTFAVLPREGGPLMASVAVTLRTFSGTWEIGFWTGREHRGRGVMAESVGAVAHWAFSRLGATRLEWRAEVGNAGSRAVAEKSGFVIEGALRAALLNKDTLRDTWVGALLPSDLGLASTHPYLPAQAGG from the coding sequence ATGGAGCCCATCACTCTCACCACCGAACGGCTGCTGCTGCGCCCCTTCACGACCGACGACACGGAGGCCGTCTTCCAGGCCTGCCAGGATCCCGACATCCAGCGCTGGACGACGGTCCCCTCGCCGTACGAACGGCAGCACGCGGCCGAGTTCACCGGGCACATGGTGCCGGACGGCTGGCGCACCAGCACGATGTGCACTTTCGCAGTGCTGCCACGCGAGGGCGGTCCGCTGATGGCCTCGGTCGCGGTCACGCTGCGGACCTTCTCGGGCACCTGGGAGATCGGCTTCTGGACGGGCAGGGAGCACCGCGGGCGCGGTGTCATGGCGGAGAGCGTGGGCGCCGTGGCGCACTGGGCCTTCAGCAGGCTGGGGGCGACACGTCTGGAGTGGCGGGCGGAAGTCGGCAACGCGGGGTCCCGGGCCGTCGCGGAGAAGTCCGGCTTCGTGATCGAGGGGGCTCTGCGCGCGGCTCTGCTGAACAAGGACACCCTCAGGGACACCTGGGTCGGCGCGCTGCTGCCGTCGGACCTCGGGCTGGCGAGCACGCATCCGTATCTCCCGGCCCAGGCCGGGGGATAG